In one Eschrichtius robustus isolate mEscRob2 chromosome 15, mEscRob2.pri, whole genome shotgun sequence genomic region, the following are encoded:
- the BMP10 gene encoding bone morphogenetic protein 10: MGSLALQLCALSCLVAHSVSGSPIMSLEQSPLEEDMPLFDDVFSEQDGVDFNTLLQSMKKEFLETLNLSDIPMQDAAKVDPPEYMLELYNKFATDRTSIPSANIIRSFKNEDLFSQPASFNGLRKYPLLFNVSIPHHEEVIMAELRLYTLVQRDRMIYEGVDRKITIFEVLESKGDGEGERSMLVLVSGEIYGTNSEWETFDVTDAIRHWQKSGSSTHQLEVHIESKHEMEDAGRGQLEIDTSARNKHVPLLVVFSDDQSSEKERKEELNEMIAHEQLPEMDNLGLEGYSSGPGEEALLQMRSNIIYDSTARIRRNAKGNYCKRTPLYIDFKEIGWDSWIIAPPGYEAYECRGVCNYPLAEHLTPTKHAIIQALVHLKNSQKASKACCVPTKLEPISILYLDKGVVTYKFKYEGMAVSECGCR; encoded by the exons ATGGGTTCCCTGGCCCTGCAGCTGTGTGCTCTCTCCTGCCTGGTGGCTCACTCGGTTTCTGGCAGCCCCATCATGAGCCTGGAGCAGTCGCCTCTGGAAGAAGATATGCCCCTTTTTGATGATGTCTTCTCAGAGCAAGATGGTGTCGACTTTAACACACTGCTACAGAGCATGAAGAAAGAGTTTCTCGAGACATTGAACCTGTCGGACATCCCGATGCAGGATGCAGCCAAGGTTGACCCACCAGAGTACATGTTGGAACTCTACAACAAATTTGCAACAGATAGGACCTCCATACCATCTGCCAACATCATTAGGAGTTTCAAGAATGAAG atctgttttccCAACCAGCCAGTTTTAATGGGCTCCGAAAATACCCTCTCCTCTTCAATGTGTCCATCCCTCACCATGAAGAGGTCATCATGGCTGAACTCAGGTTGTACACCCTGGTGCAAAGAGATCGCATGATATATGAAGGAGTGGACCGGAAAATTACCATTTTCGAAGTACTAGAGAGCAAAGGGGACGGTGAGGGTGAAAGAAGCATGCTGGTCTTGGTGTCAGGGGAGATCTATGGAACCAACAGTGAGTGGGAGACTTTTGATGTCACCGATGCCATCAGGCATTGGCAAAAGTCAGGCTCATCCACCCACCAGCTGGAGGTTCACATTGAGAGCAAACATGAAATGGAGGATGCTGGCAGGGGACAATTGGAAATAGACACTAGTGCCCGGAATAAGCATGTCCCTTTGCTTGTCGTGTTTTCTGATGACCAAAGCAGTGAGAAGGAGCGGAAGGAGGAACTGAATGAAATGATTGCCCACGAGCAACTTCCGGAGATGGACAACCTGGGATTGGAAGGTTATTCCAGTGGACCTGGGGAAGAGGCTTTGCTGCAGATGAGGTCAAACATCATCTATGACTCCACTGCCCGCATCAGAAGGAATGCAAAAGGAAACTACTGCAAGAGGACCCCGCTCTACATCGACTTCAAGGAGATTGGCTGGGACTCTTGGATCATCGCCCCGCCTGGATACGAAGCCTACGAATGCCGTGGTGTTTGCAATTACCCCCTGGCAGAGCATCTCACCCCCACAAAGCATGCGATTATCCAGGCCTTGGTCCACCTCAAGAATTCCCAGAAGGCTTCCAAAGCCTGCTGTGTGCCCACCAAGCTGGAGCCCATCTCCATTCTCTATTTAGACAAAGGTGTCGTCACCTACAAGTTTAAATATGAGGGCATGGCCGTCTCTGAGTGTGGCTGTAGATAG